The Streptomyces rimosus genomic interval TGGCCCGCAGGGTGGGGTTCGCCGACCCCGCGTACTTCTGCCGCTTCTTCCGCCGGGAGACGGGACTGAGCCCCGGCGACTTCCGCCGCGCGGCGGGCGGCGCCGGAGGAATTCACCATGAACTCCGCGCCGAGTCCATCGAAGGGCCCGCGCGGCCCGAATAGCGTCTGTCGCGGCCGCTCAGCCAGCACCGGCGGCGCGGACGCCCGGCTCCTGCCCACCCCCGCACCCGGGTTCCGCCCTGCCCTGTCCCCCTCCCCCCTGTACACAGGAGCGACTGCGATGGAAGACGGACACACGGACCACACGGAGACCGCGCAGGAAGACGGCGCGCGCAGAGGCATCACCCGCAAGAACGTGCTCAAGGCCGCCGTCGCGGCGGTGCCGATACCCCTGTTGCTCGGCGGTGTCGCACTGGCCCGGGACAGCAAGTCCTCCGGCGGTCCGCTCACCCCCACCCCGTACTGCGACGACGGCGACGACCCGACGCCGCCGCAGATCGAGGGCCCGTACTTCAAGCCGAACTCGCCGCTGCGCGACTCGCTGGTCCAGCCCGGCACGCAGGGCACCCGGCTCACCGTGAGCGGCTTCGTCTTCGGGCTGACCTGCCAGCCGCTGTCGCACGTCCTGCTGGACTGGTGGCAGGCGGACGCCAACGGCAACTACGACAACGTCGGTTTCCGCTTCCGCGGGCACCAGTTCACCGACCAGCGCGGCGCGTTCAAGCTCACCACGATCGTGCCGGGCCTCTACCCGGGCCGCACCCGCCACCTGCACGTCAAGGTGCAGGCACCGAACCAGCCGATCCTCACCACGCAGCTCTACTTCCCCGGCGAGCCGCGCAACAACACCGACCCGCTCTTCAACCCCGCGCTGCTGATGAACGTGCGGCAGAACGGGCCGGCCAAGGAAGCGTCGTTCGACTTCGTCCTGCGGGTGCGGGGCGGGTCCGGCCCGTCCCCCACGGATCAGCCGACCGCGCCCGGCGGCACCTGGGCCTCCGGGACCGACTACCGCACCGGTGACCAGGTCACGTACGGCGGCGCCGCGTACACGTGTCTGCAGCCGCACACCGCGCGCGACGGGTGGGAGCCGCCGGCCGTCCCGGCGCTGTGGCGCCGCACCTGAGCCGGGACGTCCGGTGACCGGTCCGCGAACCGGGACCGGTCGGGCCGGTGCCGGTTTCGCGTGACCGGCACCGGCCGCGCGGGCGCGCGGTCAGTCCCCGTGGCCGAGCTGGAGATCGCGCTCGGTACGGCCGCCGCC includes:
- a CDS encoding dioxygenase family protein, whose translation is MEDGHTDHTETAQEDGARRGITRKNVLKAAVAAVPIPLLLGGVALARDSKSSGGPLTPTPYCDDGDDPTPPQIEGPYFKPNSPLRDSLVQPGTQGTRLTVSGFVFGLTCQPLSHVLLDWWQADANGNYDNVGFRFRGHQFTDQRGAFKLTTIVPGLYPGRTRHLHVKVQAPNQPILTTQLYFPGEPRNNTDPLFNPALLMNVRQNGPAKEASFDFVLRVRGGSGPSPTDQPTAPGGTWASGTDYRTGDQVTYGGAAYTCLQPHTARDGWEPPAVPALWRRT